Sequence from the Uloborus diversus isolate 005 chromosome 8, Udiv.v.3.1, whole genome shotgun sequence genome:
gtgattggacgccgtttgcagactctgtccctacCTCGTTCAAAAGACAAACTATGGCAAATgattgaaagggaatggagagtcattcctctggacaccatccgcactagagccgctatatagataggtcgACGCaacagcttaagtttagccattttggatcggattttttattgttgcacggcttgggttaccacagcaaaagtttcggatttcgtcaaatttgcagaaagtaatattttattttataaaaaattcacgtgtcgctaataaatgcttacagtgaacaatcaccaacccgataactcgccagaaaagacaaccacttaaacacgcgctccgatccaaaaaggctgatcttaagctgatgcgtcggctcgtgtATGTAGGGGCCTTATCCGCACCCTTAtcgactctatgcctagacgtgtttcttcgtgtatcgctgtccgcggtggttctacatcctactgagccgacgccgttctcgctctgtattcttcctatcattttgaaattacgatcatttattattccttgctgtctcttttttccaaatttcatcactttctgaccactccttcttggtgttgcattttcaatgttgaGCAGTGTATGTATAAGAGATATCAAGTCAATCTGCTAAGAGAGATTGCTACGTAATACATTCGAAAACTGGTGCTACTTTATCTATAAAcacatataaaagtaaaatcaatgaGAAATTGAGTTGAAATTCTCTGCATTCACCCACAGTTAACTGTGGGTCGAAGAAAGACAGCTCGATTTCTCGTTTACATTCATAAGTTTTAAATCACAGTGTcatgatttttcataacatattttttttttgtatcattttgCACGTAGCTacttcttttcctcttttttaataaataaagtgtCTGCTTCTTACATTATTGTTTCAATTCGAGtacttatttcatttgtttttctcgTTTAAATTAGCTAAAAAGCATAATTATGTACAAaaactagggtctggtggggtaaagtggtcataaaatcgtagtttttcaacttgggtggataataaatacaataaattatttaaacacttcaactttttttgttgttaatttacaTTGCACTATTAAAGAACatggtacattgaattttagaaagaaaaatattgattttagtagttttatagtactttaattttccctatgtttttatgaccactttaccccatggggtgggggaaaatggtcatagcatggggtaaagtggtcatagttaaaaacagatACAAAgccattataaataaccctaatacttaTATATTTCGGTTGTTTTTGTAGTGAccagtatattcacgagtacatgcgtgtatacacgaatatatacgtgtcgtgttatgcacgagtaaacacgttcctacatgagtagatacatgtatacatcagatacatgcatgcacgtgtcTACTCAAGTATGTACGtgaatatacgagtatataagcatgtttACGTAACCTACAAGAGtgtatacgtgtcacgtgtatatacgagtatatatgcgtataaacgaacatcatatgcgcgtatgcacttgtatctcgagaaaatacatGCATGCTTGAGTATATACGtttatagtagacgtatatacgcatatataagtgtacatacatacatatacgggtatacacgagttaattcgtggatacatccactGCGTCTTTGGTACTGTCTCCTCATGtttatataatatggaagcacgagtatgtacgcatgtatacgtgtaaacacgattatatacctgtatagacgtatatacgtgcatttacgtgtatacaccagtacttgtatatatacgagaatatacgcttatgtacatgtcggcctacagagtaaatctaagctcttgggcaaaaatcaaaggggtgtgagaggggaggataagaagcaaagaatcataagaaagttataatcactgacgcactacatgcTCACAAAgctagaaactgatggatgcaaaacagggcacaaaattgttgcacaaagatgattttacctaacattttacttttatagaaatatttagagcagttgttaaaagttatggCCTGTAGTAGCTCCAATACACATAtcacaacaaaggcgcagcggctgatgaaagtttttcaaaagtctcgttattgcaacagagagtgctttgtgattgcgacgcgacgcacatgtattacagctgcaggccgcaaatttcatcaatcgctttaaaactttcttaagacctaaaatgttgtgtaaaattgtctttgtgtaataaatttgtcaccttttttctgcatccatcagtttctggctttgcgtgcatgtagcgtgtcagcattgtgtttgtgggtcacaaacacaatgcttatgatttttgcttcttatcttcccctctaacaccttttaataatttactcAAGAGTTTAAATTCATCCTGTATTCTTGTATTCCTTTTGCTTATATACAAGTGTttactcgagtacgtatgcgtatatacatgtctacctgagtatataagtgctcgtatatatacgagtacaaGCGAGCATATAAGTGTGTAGTAGAATGTATTGCTGTATgggtaaaaaatacttgcagatacccatatacgtatttattggtgcatttatgtgactacgtctatgtacgtgcctacacaagtatatatgcgtatgtatacgcatatactcgtatatttaaccccgtttactataaaaacaatacatattaagtaaaattattatttgatttgtatatgccttatacttaaagattaagggacattagaagaacaatattctttAAGcgtaatattatgaccactttaccccatcttattaaaattgttctaaaaaattatctaaaatagattcagctaactgctaatgagtaagagttcttgagacatgtagaaaGCTTCCTGTGCGGTCGATCtgttcataattataacaaacaaaatttcccaaggaagttaaaagaggtgttaagattttaaaatttttcatattcacgcaaaatatttttttttaccaaataaaattttgacagttgtaaaattttgttttcaaaatttagtttctaactgccttatcgtaaaataaaattttcacattcattcgaacatttttttccaagctatagctatttatttgacgtatgaccactttaccccattgaccactttcccccaccagaccctatacattATAGGTTTCTAAcggaaaatatactttaaaattcattaatacaGCGTAACATTCATGCAGAATTCAATGTAAATATAAATGGGTAATGAAAATGGTCAAGGGTCGCACTCTTACCCCGCCATGTGGGGCAAGTGTGACCCTTAGAAGAACTGCCTTAAAAGAGATCTTAAAGCTTCTGCTTGCGGTTTAATTGCCATAATATATGCTTGAAAACCTAAAGAAAGGACCTGAAAATGAACcgtaaaaatttggaaaatgtaCAAGATTTTTTAACAGAGCACGATCCTTCAGAAACTGATCTTTGAAACTTAGGGTACACACTTACTCGAACTCGCTCTAACTGTGCTGagaaaaacgaaatttgagattgattgagtgtcgataatttaaaaatgaatgcaattaaaaaataaaattaagaaactgcgattttatcacaagtacaTCAACCCAATgctccaaactgctcaccgttcaaaagaacggtcgttcattttttaagtgaacgaacggaacCGTTCAtcttaaggattcgttctttttgacccgttcgttcatgaacggcACATCTCTAATGCATAACTCTCATTCGATGTAAACTTTTGTCGTCACAAGCGCAAGTTGATCTTTTTCGGCCGCATTTTCCAATACGGTTGGTTCCAGCATTTCATGTCGTCTTAAAACACTGCCATATCCTCCCGACACTTGATTTACTCACTCCACATATTTTGCCTATTTCTTCTAACGTTTTAGATCAAGTGCAATCACTTAGTGCAATCACTTTAGCATTCATTTCAGGGCTGATATCTAAGACTCTAATTACTCCGACAACAAGCGAGCAACTAAAACTGCCAACTTCTAGCCACTTGGCGGAAGAATTTATATGCCTGCTACTTATGTGATGCGTACAAACAGCTACTAGTTTGACAATAACTGCCATTTTAAATCTGATCTGAATTTGAGTGCGTACTCGTTCGCTTACGTGTGATAAAgcgaaaaaatagcattttccaATTAACTACCACAATACTGTATTAATGTTGCTAAAATTAAATGTCATCGTTTTGTTCCTTTCAGGTTCCTCTACCACCGTCAGAATGCCATCCGCCATAACAATAATATTATCTACTGTTTACTTCGGCCATCTGATTAACGCATCAACAGTAACGTATTCAGAAGTTCAACATTTCGGAGGATCATGCTACCCGCGTGATTCCTGTTCTGGAGGCAGAACCGAAGAGTTGGACAACCTGTGGGACAACTACACTTGCGAATGTGGACGACAGTGTAGCTATAGTGGCACATGCTGTGTTGACTCTCCCTTCCTGTCCACCACGCAGAAAAATTCTCATTTATCAACTGAAAAGTGCCAAAAGGTTAAATTAACGTCCCGGTACGTTTTGATGGTATCCAGTTGCTCCAGGCGCTGGCAAAAGAAGTCACCAACTTATGAAAAGTGCGAAAAGGAAGAAGATGTTCTTAATGATCCAATGTCGAAGCTTCCGATTACCAGTATCCAAACTGGAATATCGTACAAGAACTACTTCTGCGCGGTCTGCAATTTTGATTCCAATCATGTCGTATTTTGGAACATAGCTGTTACTGGTACCCAAAATCGAAGTCACTTgcaagataattttcaatttaattctgAGCAAAATGCTTGGGGGACGGTAGGAGCACAAGGAACATTTCAAAGACTGGAATTAAATTTCGTAGTTCCAGAGTCTTTATACAAATTAGTGAAGCCATGCTATCCTGGAATCATTTCCCAATGTCCACCACCAATAAGAAATTCTGATTTGCAGAGGAAATGTCGTCTTTACTATGCGCCAATTAAAATTATGTCTGGTgggaaatttaaaatgtatcGCAACGTTCACTGTGCCTTATGCAATAATAAGGATTCAAACTTGGAGGTCGCTTGTCCACTGTCAAAACGTCGTAAAACTCAACATCCTTTGTCTTTTGCGTTGCTACTGGATGTGAACCAAAAAGATGGTGAAAAGGTGGGTCAAACTCGCGCATGCAGTAAGGATCAAGTTTATGACCCGTTCTTCAAAA
This genomic interval carries:
- the LOC129227450 gene encoding uncharacterized protein LOC129227450; amino-acid sequence: MPSAITIILSTVYFGHLINASTVTYSEVQHFGGSCYPRDSCSGGRTEELDNLWDNYTCECGRQCSYSGTCCVDSPFLSTTQKNSHLSTEKCQKVKLTSRYVLMVSSCSRRWQKKSPTYEKCEKEEDVLNDPMSKLPITSIQTGISYKNYFCAVCNFDSNHVVFWNIAVTGTQNRSHLQDNFQFNSEQNAWGTVGAQGTFQRLELNFVVPESLYKLVKPCYPGIISQCPPPIRNSDLQRKCRLYYAPIKIMSGGKFKMYRNVHCALCNNKDSNLEVACPLSKRRKTQHPLSFALLLDVNQKDGEKVGQTRACSKDQVYDPFFKKCRSMKCAIPGYVIKNGSCAKDVA